The following proteins are encoded in a genomic region of Verrucomicrobiia bacterium:
- the lpxA gene encoding acyl-ACP--UDP-N-acetylglucosamine O-acyltransferase, translating into MSPVIHPTAVVHPQARLGERCEIGPYCVIGPEVTLGAGNRLHSHVVIDGHTTLGEGNEVYPFATLGLRTQDLKWRGGTTRTEIGDANTIREAVTIHSATGDGEATRIGSRNHILAYSHIAHNVRMGDHITLSSAGLAGHVQVEDRAVIGGHSLVHQFCRIGTMAIIGGCAKVVQDIPPYMLADGNPASIRTVNKVGLERNGVSEEATLCLKQAFRWLFRENLSLSTALSRIENDLPPLPELRHLVQFIRASDRGISK; encoded by the coding sequence ATGTCGCCGGTGATCCACCCCACCGCCGTGGTCCACCCGCAAGCGCGCCTCGGGGAACGTTGCGAGATCGGGCCCTACTGTGTGATCGGGCCGGAGGTGACCCTGGGCGCGGGGAACCGGCTGCACAGCCATGTGGTGATCGACGGGCATACCACGCTGGGGGAAGGGAACGAGGTGTATCCCTTTGCCACCCTCGGGCTGCGGACCCAGGACCTGAAGTGGCGGGGAGGGACGACGCGGACGGAGATCGGGGACGCCAACACGATTCGGGAGGCGGTGACGATCCACAGTGCGACGGGGGACGGGGAGGCGACCCGGATTGGATCGCGGAATCACATTCTCGCGTACAGCCACATTGCCCACAACGTGCGGATGGGGGATCACATCACCCTGTCGAGCGCCGGGTTGGCGGGGCATGTGCAGGTCGAGGACCGGGCGGTCATCGGGGGGCATTCGCTGGTGCACCAATTTTGCCGGATTGGAACCATGGCCATCATTGGCGGCTGCGCCAAGGTCGTGCAGGACATTCCCCCCTACATGCTCGCCGACGGCAATCCCGCCAGCATTCGCACCGTGAACAAGGTGGGGCTCGAGCGGAACGGGGTCTCCGAGGAGGCCACCCTCTGTCTGAAGCAGGCGTTCCGATGGCTGTTTCGTGAAAACCTTTCGCTCTCGACGGCTCTGTCGCGCATCGAGAACGACCTTCCACCCCTGCCGGAACTGCGACATCTCGTGCAATTCATCCGCGCCAGCGATCGGGGCATCAGCAAATGA
- a CDS encoding FG-GAP repeat protein: MRSGPGPCIPFHRAILCVFVAALPGVCVAFPEGPATPGSALYRVERHRVPQALPAPVRTASPGTRAAPAPTPVPSDSRPTVQVLDGPELRGRFGHSVDGAGDVNGDGYDDVIVSAFTALDWAGLVHVYYGGPDGVSESRIWRYACEEPQAKFGHQVAGLGDVNGDGYDDILIGAPDFHREPDISGRVFAFYGSAEGLPPKPSWEYRTPVVQGNLGFSVGAAGDVNGDGYADALVGGYYDVVPRPSGAPMVRGYVGLFYGGPQGLASEPGWEIRGDRNMTLFGYSVAGAGDLNGDGYADLVISEPHASGARQKTGRVFVFYGSPDGPRPDPDWTIVGVQETQELGVSVNAAGDVNGDGYDDLIVAANRTSNGQREEGMVLVFFGSPTGLGLEPDWRFESNQVEFLLGHSVAPAGSVNGDRYGDIVIGAFYGEQVEPNEGVAMVFHGSRWGLGRRPDWTGRGIQRESGYGATVRSAGDVNGDGFADIVVGQPRYTGSLEYQGRAFLYFGSREGLSASSGWRPPGERFGFEFRSVVVPFPGVGWTSFLLLATGAAIFVVTRGYYRRRERTARMLHEVRESTLRAERDRVAQDLHDQLGAHITEIARTSGNARRSLDQTPLVERSLRSIEKTAGELVDSLDRIVWITQSRNDTLERTVAYLLDRIAETLEAADLACELDVPVRLPDIPIESVVRRDILLAVREALHNVIRHAGATRVRVAVAIEARRLRIQVEDDGCAEPRYPGEGRRHSGNGLANMEERMRRHGGSCTVRFEDRGTCVALDLPLPEPLP; this comes from the coding sequence ATGCGCAGCGGGCCTGGCCCATGCATCCCGTTTCATCGGGCGATCTTGTGTGTCTTCGTGGCGGCCCTGCCCGGCGTGTGCGTTGCCTTCCCGGAAGGCCCCGCGACTCCCGGTTCGGCGTTGTACCGGGTCGAACGACATCGGGTGCCCCAGGCGCTGCCGGCACCCGTCCGAACGGCTTCGCCAGGAACCCGGGCCGCGCCCGCCCCAACGCCCGTCCCTTCGGACTCCCGGCCAACCGTCCAGGTGCTGGACGGTCCCGAACTCCGGGGGAGGTTCGGACATTCGGTGGATGGGGCCGGGGACGTGAATGGCGACGGGTACGACGATGTGATCGTGTCGGCGTTCACCGCGCTGGATTGGGCGGGGCTGGTTCATGTGTACTACGGAGGACCCGACGGCGTGTCGGAAAGCCGGATCTGGCGGTACGCCTGCGAGGAGCCCCAGGCCAAGTTCGGACACCAGGTGGCGGGGTTGGGCGATGTCAACGGCGACGGCTATGACGACATCCTGATTGGCGCCCCCGATTTTCACCGGGAACCTGACATCAGCGGACGGGTGTTTGCATTCTATGGATCGGCGGAGGGCCTGCCCCCAAAGCCCTCCTGGGAGTATCGGACGCCCGTCGTGCAGGGGAACCTCGGCTTCAGCGTGGGCGCCGCGGGAGACGTCAATGGCGACGGATACGCCGATGCGCTGGTGGGGGGCTACTACGACGTGGTTCCTCGACCGTCCGGGGCGCCCATGGTCCGTGGGTATGTGGGTCTGTTCTACGGTGGCCCGCAGGGTCTCGCTTCGGAGCCGGGCTGGGAGATTCGCGGCGACCGGAACATGACGCTGTTCGGGTATTCGGTCGCCGGGGCCGGAGACCTCAACGGGGATGGCTACGCCGACCTGGTGATCAGCGAGCCGCATGCCTCGGGGGCGCGGCAGAAGACCGGGCGCGTGTTTGTGTTCTACGGCTCCCCGGACGGACCCCGTCCGGACCCGGACTGGACCATCGTGGGCGTTCAGGAAACGCAGGAGCTGGGGGTGTCGGTGAATGCGGCCGGCGATGTGAACGGGGACGGGTACGACGACCTGATCGTCGCCGCCAACCGCACCAGCAACGGTCAACGCGAGGAGGGCATGGTGCTGGTGTTCTTCGGTTCGCCGACCGGGCTCGGACTGGAACCCGACTGGCGATTCGAATCCAACCAGGTCGAATTCCTGCTGGGCCACAGCGTGGCTCCGGCCGGGAGCGTCAATGGCGATCGTTACGGGGACATCGTGATCGGGGCCTTCTACGGGGAACAGGTCGAACCGAACGAAGGTGTCGCCATGGTGTTTCACGGATCGCGCTGGGGCCTGGGACGCCGCCCCGACTGGACCGGCCGCGGCATCCAACGCGAGTCGGGTTACGGTGCGACTGTCCGGTCGGCGGGCGACGTGAACGGCGACGGGTTTGCGGACATCGTCGTGGGACAACCCCGATACACCGGCAGTCTCGAGTATCAGGGGCGTGCCTTCCTATACTTCGGTTCCCGGGAGGGTCTGTCCGCTTCGAGCGGATGGCGGCCCCCGGGCGAACGGTTTGGATTCGAATTCCGCAGCGTGGTGGTGCCGTTTCCCGGCGTTGGCTGGACCTCGTTCCTGCTGCTGGCAACCGGCGCCGCGATTTTCGTGGTCACCCGCGGGTATTACCGGAGGCGCGAGAGGACCGCCCGGATGTTGCATGAGGTGCGGGAGTCCACCCTTCGCGCCGAACGCGACCGCGTGGCGCAGGATCTGCACGACCAGCTTGGCGCGCACATCACGGAGATCGCCCGCACCAGCGGCAATGCGCGACGCAGCCTGGACCAGACCCCGCTGGTCGAACGCAGCCTTCGCTCCATCGAGAAGACCGCCGGAGAACTGGTGGACAGCCTCGACCGGATCGTCTGGATCACCCAATCGCGCAACGACACCCTGGAACGGACGGTCGCCTACCTGCTCGACCGCATCGCCGAAACCCTGGAGGCCGCCGACCTCGCCTGCGAACTCGATGTCCCTGTCAGGCTTCCCGACATCCCCATCGAGAGCGTGGTTCGGCGCGACATCCTGCTCGCCGTGCGGGAGGCCCTGCACAATGTGATCCGTCATGCCGGTGCCACCCGGGTGCGCGTCGCCGTCGCCATCGAAGCCCGCCGGCTCCGCATCCAGGTCGAGGATGATGGCTGTGCGGAACCGCGGTACCCGGGCGAGGGCAGACGCCATTCGGGCAATGGCCTGGCCAACATGGAGGAGCGCATGCGCCGCCACGGCGGGAGCTGTACCGTCCGGTTCGAGGACCGCGGCACCTGCGTCGCCCTGGATCTGCCCCTGCCGGAGCCACTCCCATGA
- a CDS encoding response regulator transcription factor — MKTEFQPDIRVAIVEDIAELRRSLSELIGTAAGYCLCGAWPDAESALRGIPSTQPDVVLMDIELPGMDGVECVRRLKPMLPQARIMMLTVFGDQEPLFRALEAGASGYLIKKAPPERLLAAIRELHQGDSPMSPAVARFLVNWFQDRNATEAGATLPRVLPREPAAAVPDTYLTVREEEILKLIARGQRYKEIADGLGVSFDTVRTHVRNIFKKLHVNSKASAVRRYRALGNGDA; from the coding sequence ATGAAAACTGAATTCCAGCCGGATATCCGTGTCGCGATCGTCGAGGACATCGCCGAGCTGCGCCGCAGCCTGAGCGAGCTGATCGGGACCGCCGCCGGCTATTGCCTGTGCGGCGCGTGGCCGGATGCCGAGAGCGCCCTGCGGGGAATTCCGTCCACCCAACCCGACGTCGTCCTCATGGACATCGAGTTGCCGGGGATGGACGGGGTGGAATGCGTGCGCCGGCTCAAGCCCATGCTCCCGCAGGCGCGGATCATGATGCTCACCGTGTTCGGGGACCAGGAACCGCTCTTTCGCGCCCTCGAGGCCGGGGCCAGCGGCTACCTCATCAAGAAGGCGCCGCCCGAAAGACTGCTCGCCGCAATTCGGGAGCTGCATCAGGGCGATTCGCCCATGTCTCCGGCGGTCGCACGGTTTCTTGTGAACTGGTTCCAGGATCGGAACGCGACCGAGGCCGGCGCGACGCTTCCCCGCGTGTTGCCGCGGGAACCCGCGGCGGCCGTGCCCGACACGTACCTCACCGTTCGCGAGGAGGAGATCCTCAAGCTCATCGCCCGCGGGCAGCGGTACAAGGAGATCGCCGACGGGTTGGGGGTCTCGTTCGACACCGTCCGCACCCACGTGCGAAACATCTTCAAGAAACTCCACGTCAACTCGAAGGCCTCCGCCGTGCGACGCTACCGGGCCCTGGGCAACGGCGATGCCTGA
- a CDS encoding DUF418 domain-containing protein, translating to MKGEAETLGPVDPGGRIHSVDTLRGVAVLGILLMNIVGMGLPDPAYWDPSGYGGAEGWNLWIWAGNEVFVEGTMRGLFSMLFGASVILFTGKGDANRNDVSIADAWYRRTIWLFLFGIIHGYVLLWPGDILYAYGLMGMFLFPLRRVRSGRLLALGAALLMTGAGTAMLAYRGAVQSHRGAMAAEEKLERGEDPSPEERKALDRWSEKRAAYQPDAVTKEEEIAAMRGGYLSAAGQRFGYTYFMQSQYHYRHSYWDILGLMIVGMALFKWGVFSGRMPIRTYALMGAIGYGVGLPINAYETIAYFRSQFDLLTYFQMLNTYQFGRTGVLIGHVGLIMLVCRLGLLAGVRRRLAAVGRMALTNYLTHTVVTTFVFVGLAQYGAWERYQLYLLVLAIWAAQLWLSPFWLRYYRFGPVEWLWRRLTYLQPQPFRRAAETGRPEGPALALESR from the coding sequence ATGAAGGGTGAAGCAGAGACACTGGGGCCGGTGGATCCGGGCGGACGGATCCACTCCGTGGATACCCTTCGCGGCGTCGCCGTTCTCGGGATTCTGCTGATGAACATCGTCGGCATGGGGCTCCCGGACCCGGCGTACTGGGATCCCTCCGGATACGGCGGTGCCGAAGGCTGGAACCTCTGGATCTGGGCCGGGAACGAGGTCTTCGTCGAGGGGACGATGCGGGGCCTGTTCTCGATGCTGTTTGGCGCCAGTGTCATTCTGTTTACGGGGAAGGGCGACGCCAACCGGAACGACGTGTCCATTGCCGACGCGTGGTATCGACGGACGATCTGGCTGTTCCTGTTCGGGATCATCCACGGGTATGTCCTTCTGTGGCCCGGAGATATTCTCTACGCATACGGCCTGATGGGAATGTTCCTGTTTCCGTTGCGACGGGTGAGATCCGGGAGGCTCCTCGCCCTGGGGGCCGCACTGCTGATGACCGGGGCGGGGACTGCCATGCTTGCATATCGGGGTGCCGTTCAGTCGCACCGCGGTGCGATGGCCGCGGAGGAGAAGCTGGAGCGGGGGGAGGATCCAAGCCCGGAGGAAAGGAAGGCTCTTGATCGCTGGAGCGAAAAGCGGGCCGCGTACCAGCCTGATGCGGTGACCAAGGAAGAGGAGATTGCTGCGATGCGAGGCGGCTATCTGTCCGCGGCGGGTCAACGCTTCGGCTACACCTACTTCATGCAGTCGCAGTACCACTACCGGCACAGCTACTGGGATATTCTGGGCCTCATGATCGTCGGGATGGCGCTGTTCAAGTGGGGTGTCTTCTCCGGCCGGATGCCGATCCGAACGTATGCGCTCATGGGGGCCATCGGTTACGGCGTCGGGCTGCCCATCAACGCCTACGAAACGATCGCCTATTTCCGGAGCCAGTTCGATCTGCTCACGTACTTCCAGATGTTGAACACCTATCAGTTTGGGCGAACCGGCGTTCTGATCGGGCACGTGGGCCTCATCATGCTGGTGTGCCGTCTCGGGCTGCTCGCGGGAGTGCGGCGGCGTCTGGCGGCGGTGGGACGCATGGCCCTGACCAACTACCTGACCCATACCGTGGTGACGACGTTTGTCTTCGTGGGGCTCGCCCAGTACGGGGCTTGGGAGCGCTATCAGCTCTACCTGCTGGTTCTGGCCATCTGGGCCGCCCAATTGTGGCTTTCGCCATTCTGGCTGCGTTACTACCGCTTCGGGCCCGTGGAGTGGCTGTGGCGCCGCCTCACCTATCTTCAACCCCAGCCGTTCCGTCGGGCCGCGGAAACGGGACGTCCGGAAGGTCCGGCGTTGGCCCTGGAGAGCCGATGA
- a CDS encoding AAA family ATPase, which translates to MKIRSKRGHPHLKVENFGPIRCADVHFGNLTAFVGPQATGKSILLQLLKLLVDARHVKSELRRAGIDWEDKLALFLDVYFGEGMHGLWKNGRTSIEFNENSINLPDLIQRTKASRGESMFFVPAQRVLTLRDGWPQAFTHYDAGVPFTVREFSEELRLLMSKFGTSGDLFPVPRRLKEEFRDLIQQHIFPGFNLKVDTQRAQKRLVLAAGKNSLPFMVWSAGQREFVPLLLGLYYLLTPAGASRRRGVDWAIIEELEMGLHPRAIGVVVLMLFELAARGYRVCVSTHSPQVLDAIWALKHLVKARARPESLLKVFDAPATQSMMQIAERIMKKIEARVYYFERESAQTRDISNLNPSSDEAAEAGWGGLSEFSGRANEVVARAVANAGREAAS; encoded by the coding sequence ATGAAGATCCGATCCAAAAGAGGTCACCCGCACCTGAAAGTTGAAAACTTCGGGCCGATTCGCTGCGCCGACGTTCACTTTGGCAACCTGACCGCATTTGTTGGCCCGCAGGCGACCGGCAAGAGCATTCTCCTGCAATTGCTGAAGCTGTTGGTGGACGCCAGGCACGTGAAGTCGGAACTCCGGCGGGCGGGCATTGATTGGGAAGACAAACTGGCGCTTTTTCTGGACGTCTATTTCGGCGAGGGGATGCATGGCCTCTGGAAGAACGGGCGCACATCCATCGAGTTCAATGAGAACTCAATCAACCTCCCTGACCTGATTCAACGCACGAAGGCATCGCGGGGCGAGTCCATGTTTTTTGTCCCTGCCCAGCGAGTCCTGACGCTTCGCGATGGCTGGCCGCAGGCATTCACGCATTACGACGCGGGCGTGCCGTTCACGGTGCGCGAATTCAGCGAGGAATTGCGGCTGCTCATGAGCAAGTTCGGAACCAGTGGCGACCTCTTTCCCGTTCCCCGGAGATTGAAGGAAGAATTCCGGGACTTGATTCAGCAGCACATCTTTCCTGGTTTCAACTTGAAGGTAGACACCCAGCGGGCGCAGAAACGCCTGGTGCTGGCGGCGGGTAAGAATTCGCTTCCGTTCATGGTGTGGTCTGCCGGCCAGCGGGAGTTCGTTCCGCTTCTCCTTGGTCTTTATTACCTGCTGACGCCGGCAGGCGCATCCCGGCGGAGGGGCGTGGACTGGGCGATTATCGAAGAGCTTGAAATGGGTCTTCATCCGCGCGCAATCGGGGTCGTGGTGTTGATGCTTTTCGAACTCGCCGCGCGCGGCTATCGCGTCTGCGTATCGACGCACTCGCCGCAGGTTCTCGATGCAATTTGGGCGCTGAAACACTTGGTCAAGGCACGCGCAAGGCCGGAATCGCTATTGAAGGTTTTTGACGCACCCGCGACGCAATCCATGATGCAGATCGCCGAACGCATCATGAAGAAGATCGAGGCGAGGGTTTACTACTTTGAACGGGAGAGCGCACAAACGCGGGACATCTCCAACCTAAACCCATCGTCGGACGAAGCGGCGGAAGCCGGTTGGGGCGGCCTTTCCGAATTCAGCGGACGAGCCAACGAGGTCGTCGCACGCGCCGTTGCGAATGCCGGAAGGGAGGCCGCGTCGTGA
- a CDS encoding GYD domain-containing protein encodes MIRYVTLLRFTDQGTRALQQSPQRANAFREAAQREGVQVESQLWTSGAFDGLLILTANDEQSILRALALLAAQGNVRTESARAFDAAEFDKIVHR; translated from the coding sequence ATGATCCGTTACGTCACCCTCCTCCGTTTCACCGACCAGGGAACCCGAGCCCTCCAGCAATCCCCGCAACGCGCCAACGCCTTCCGCGAAGCCGCCCAGCGCGAAGGCGTCCAGGTCGAATCCCAGCTCTGGACCAGCGGCGCCTTCGACGGCCTCCTCATCCTGACCGCCAACGACGAGCAGTCCATCCTCCGTGCCCTCGCCCTGCTCGCCGCCCAGGGCAACGTCCGCACCGAATCGGCACGGGCCTTCGACGCCGCCGAGTTCGACAAGATCGTCCACCGCTGA